From Nicotiana tabacum cultivar K326 chromosome 22, ASM71507v2, whole genome shotgun sequence, one genomic window encodes:
- the LOC142176637 gene encoding uncharacterized protein At5g39865-like has translation MLLTRTKSKIWVHNPSSPNFSCPSFKDIQTLCSDDSLSSNNSPTPTKKPNIFHRVRRVNAILRALSTRPVPESAPRKSEPLIQIPGAEKKIVIYFTSLRVIRSTFDDCKAVRTILRSFRVSIDERDVSMDAGFMEELRTILGLREKTKLPLPRVFIGGRYIGGADEIRELHEAGELKKYVEGLTPAAGFGACQVCDGHRFILCDECSGSHKCYSEKGGFRTCTACNENGLIRCPSCYYAPF, from the coding sequence ATGTTGCTAACTCGAACCAAATCAAAGATTTGGGTTCACAATCCCTCTTCCCCCAATTTCTCCTGCCCTTCTTTCAAAGATATTCAAACCCTTTGCTCCGACGATTCACTTTCCAGCAACAACTCACCCACTCCGACCAAAAAACCCAATATTTTCCATCGTGTCCGCCGCGTTAACGCCATCCTCCGTGCTCTCTCAACCCGACCCGTACCCGAATCAGCTCCCCGTAAATCAGAGCCGTTGATTCAAATCCCAGGAGCTGAGAAAAAGATTGTGATTTACTTCACGAGCCTGAGAGTAATCCGTTCTACATTTGACGATTGTAAAGCCGTGAGAACAATCTTACGCAGCTTCCGCGTTTCGATTGACGAGCGAGATGTGTCGATGGACGCCGGGTTCATGGAGGAGCTGAGGACGATATTGGGGTTACGTGAAAAGACGAAACTGCCCCTGCCGAGGGTTTTCATCGGCGGGAGGTACATTGGCGGCGCGGACGAGATTCGGGAGCTGCATGAAGCCGGCGAGCTGAAGAAGTACGTCGAAGGGCTGACTCCGGCGGCGGGCTTCGGCGCGTGTCAAGTGTGTGACGGCCATAGATTTATCCTCTGCGACGAGTGCAGTGGGTCCCACAAGTGTTATAGTGAGAAAGGTGGATTCAGGACTTGCACAGCTTGTAATGAGAATGGTTTGATCAGGTGCCCTTCTTGTTACTATGCGCCATTTTGA